A genome region from Oenanthe melanoleuca isolate GR-GAL-2019-014 chromosome 2, OMel1.0, whole genome shotgun sequence includes the following:
- the ZBTB47 gene encoding zinc finger and BTB domain-containing protein 47, giving the protein MLIVEKTTDYPSAEYSLVEDVALHFTCLMDRLNEQRLFQPDLCDVDIVLVQHKSIFPAHKGVLAAYSQFFHSLFTQNKQLQRVELSLEALTSQGLQQILNFIYTSKLLVNSCNVQDVLNAAAVLQMNNIASSCQDLLDTRSLSLATDMALPAEGCAGPPPYYCEIKQEVDAPHPKIYAREGNDPFSVRVEDGTGSGTLPAGPAKQYYKEEKDGGAGAVCKMEGEESEEDLDSQGSYNREQIIVEVNLNNQTLNVSKGTEGKAAASEAVMGRADGDGRDTEEDGEEENEEGEEEEEEEEDAEVGEEEEEERSEEEELEETTEEEDDDDEDASEMKREKSGQPRRGSRASKAAKPAMATRSQEMAKGEDEEEEEEEGQRGRKRKKEQDGLGQKVKLEEKQHYPCKKCPRIFNNRWYLEKHMNVTHSRMQICDKCGKRFLLESELLLHHQTDCEKNIQCVTCGKGFKKLWSLHEHNKIVHGYAEKKFSCEICEKKFYTMAHVRKHMVAHTKDMPFTCETCGKSFKRSMSLKVHSLQHSGEKPFKCENCNERFQYKYQLRSHMSIHIGHKQFMCQWCGKDFNMKQYFDEHMKTHTGEKPYICEICGKSFTSRPNMKRHRRTHTGEKPYPCDVCGQRFRFSNMLKAHKEKCFRVSNPLASDTAAPQPAPSPAPLPPGPGVSPLPLPLLHPLPQTLPPPPHLPPPPPLFPAGRINSNNN; this is encoded by the exons ATG CTGATAGTCGAAAAAACGACTGACTACCCTTCGGCTGAGTACTCCCTGGTGGAGGATGTAGCCCTCCACTTCACGTGTTTGATGGACAGACTGAACGAGCAGCGCCTCTTTCAGCCGGACCTGTGCGACGTGGACATCGTGCTGGTGCAGCACAAGAGCATCTTCCCGGCGCACAAGGGGGTCCTGGCAGCCTACAGCCAGTTCTTCCACTCCCTCTTCACCCAGAACAAGCAGCTGCAGCGCGTGGAGCTCTCCCTGGAGGCCCTCACCTCGCAGGGCCTGCAGCAGATCCTCAACTTCATCTACACCTCCAAGCTGCTCGTCAACTCCTGCAATGTGCAGGACGTGCTGAACGCGGCCGCCGTGCTGCAGATGAACAACATCGCGTcctcctgccaggacctgctggaCACGCGCTCGCTCAGCCTGGCCACCGACATGGCCCTGCCCGCCGAGGGCTGTGCAGGCCCCCCGCCCTACTACTGCGAGATCAAGCAGGAGGTGGAtgctccccaccccaaaatctaCGCCCGGGAGGGCAACGACCCGTTCTCGGTGCGGGTGGAGGACGGCACGGGCAGCGGGACGCTCCCCGCCGGCCCGGCCAAGCAGTACTACAAGGAGGAGAAggatggaggggctggtgctgtgtgtAAGATGGAGGGCGAGGAGTCCGAGGAGGATCTGGACAGCCAGGGCTCCTACAACCGCGAGCAGATCATCGTGGAGGTGAACCTCAACAACCAGACCCTCAACGTCTCCAAGGGCACCGAGGGCAAGGCGGCCGCCAGCGAGGCGGTGATGGGGCGGGCGGACGGGGATGGGCGCGACAcggaggaggatggggaggaggagaatgaggagggggaggaggaggaggaagaggaggaggatgcggaggtgggggaggaagaggaggaggagcgcagcgaggaggaagagctggaggagacGACGGAGGAAGAGGACGATGACGATGAAGATGCCTCAGAgatgaagagggaaaagagtGGGCAGCCCCGCAGGGGCAGCCGGGCATCCAAAGCCGCCAAACCCGCCATGGCAACCAGGTCCCAGGAGATGGCCAAGGGGGaagacgaggaggaggaggaagaagaagggcagaggggaaggaagagaaagaaggagcaAGACGGCTTGGGCCAGAAGGTGaagctggaggagaagcagcattACCCGTGCAAGAAGTGTCCCCGGATCTTCAACAACCGCTGGTACCTGGAGAAGCACATGAACGTCACGCACAGCCGGATGCAGATCTGCGACAAGTGCGGGAAGCGCTTCCTGCTGGAGAGCGAGCTCCTGCTGCACCACCAGACCGACTGTGAGAAGAACATCCAG TGCGTGACGTGTGGGAAGGGGTTCAAGAAGCTCTGGTCTCTCCACGAGCACAACAAGATCGTCCATGGCTATGCAGAGAAGAAGTTCTCCTGCGAGATCTGCGAGAAGAAGTTCTACACCATGGCCCACGTGCGCAAACACATGGTTG CACACACCAAGGACATGCCCTTCACCTGTGAGACCTGCGGGAAGTCCTTCAAGCGCAGCATGTCCCTCAAGGTCCACTCGCTGCAGCACTCCGGGGAAAAGCCTTTCAAATGTGAG AACTGCAACGAGCGCTTCCAGTACAAGTACCAGCTGCGCTCCCACATGAGCATCCACATCGGCCACAAGCAGTTCATGTGCCAGTGGTGTGGCAAGGACTTCAACATGAAGCAGTACTTTGATGAGCACATGAAGACGCACACGG gGGAGAAGCCCTACATCTGTGAGATCTGCGGCAAGAGCTTCACCAGCCGCCCCAACATGAAGCGGCACCGCCGGACCCACACCGGGGAGAAGCCGTACCCGTGCGACGTCTGCGGCCAGCGCTTCCGCTTCTCCAACATGCTCAAAGCCCACAAGGAGAAATGTTTCCGCGTCAGCAACCCCTTGGCTTCGGACACGGCCGCCCCCCAgcccgcccccagccccgctccgctgccccccggccccggcgtgtcccccctgcccctgccgctgctccatcctctcccacagaccctccctcctcctcctcacctaCCACCACCCCCTCCCCTGTTTCCTGCAGGGAGGATAAATTCAAACAATAATTAG